A window of the Vespa velutina chromosome 7, iVesVel2.1, whole genome shotgun sequence genome harbors these coding sequences:
- the LOC124950348 gene encoding ADP-ribosylation factor-like protein 16, whose amino-acid sequence MCLCLGALKSGKTLLLKRLQGDEIDDATHTVQTNGINLFTVKNDTGEFDIIIREIGGNMAPIWKHYFDKVYKLIYVVDTSNLCQISAAGVLLYSILVEPRLKNIKIALILNKMDLSYRQMRNEALLMLQFARLKKEITQEISVIETSGITGQGLEDLRNWLFDPYTLKIVKNSKK is encoded by the exons ATGTGTTTATGTCTTGGTGCTTTGAAATCTGGTAAAACGCTTCTGTTGAAACGTCTTCAAGGCGACGAAATAGATGATGCGACTCACACAGTACAAACTAATGgtatcaatttatttacagTAAAAAATGATACTGGTGAATTTGACATAATTATTAGAGAGATTGGTGGTAATATGGCACCAATATGGAAACATTACTTCGACAAG gtttataaattaatttatgtcGTGGATACCAGTAATCTTTGCCAAATTAGTGCGGCTGGTGTTTTATTGTACTCGATATTAGTTGAGccaagattaaaaaatataaaaattgcattAATTTTGAACAAGATGGATCTTTCTTACAGACAAATGAGAAATGAAGCTCTTCTAATGCTTCAATTTGCACgcttgaagaaagaaattactcAGGAGATAAGTGTAATTGAAACTAGTGGAATAACAGGACAAGGTCTTGAAGACTTACGTAATTGGTTATTTGATCCATAtactttaaaaattgtaaaaaatagcaaaaaataa
- the LOC124950347 gene encoding DNA damage-binding protein 1 gives MKAMSHHYVVTAHKPTAVTACVTGNFTSPTDLNLILAKNVRLEIYLVTPEGLRPLKEVGIYGKIAVIKFFRPPYERKDLLFLLTTRYNAMILECIGEGEDIEIRTRAHGNVADRIGKASETGIKAVIDPKARVIGLRLYDGLFKIIPLDKHNPELKASSIRMDEQQVQDVHFLHGCANPTLILIHQDINGRHVKTHEISLRDKEFVKIPWRQDNVEREAMMVIPVPSPICGAIIIGQESILYHDGTTYVAVVPPIIKQSTITCYAKVDNQGLRYLLGDLAGHLFMLFLEQEKKPDGTQVVKDLKVELLGEISIPECITYLDNGVIFIGSRLGDSQLIKLITKADENGSYCVPMETFTNLAPIVDMAVVDLERQGQGQMVTCSGAFKEGSLRIIRNGIGIQEHASIDLPGIKGMWALKIGGGNFDNTLVLSFVGQTRILTLNGEEVEETDIPGFVADEQTFHTGNVTNDLFIQITPSSARLISNESKSVVSEWEPTNKRTISVVACNGIQVLCATGNDLFYMEIIHSQIIPKGFATLQHEVACLDISPLDGSNEARVVAVGLWTDISVRILTLPMLEEINKELLGGEIIPRSILMTCFEGNTYLLCALGDGSMYYFTLHKLTGLLSDKKKVTLGTQPTVLRTFRSLSTTNVFACSDRPTVIYSSNHKLVFSNVNLKEVNHMCSLNAESYPDSLALATDSTVTIGTIDEIQKLHIRTVPLGESPRRIAYQESSQTFGVITMRVDMQESSGVSIVRHSASTQAASTSSSSHIAAHNKPTGHTASEIGQEIEIHNLLIIDQHTFEVLHAHTLMPTEYALSLISTKLGEDPTSYYVVGTALINPDETEPRMGRILLYHWGDGKLTQVAEKEIKGSCYSLVEFNGKLLASINSTVRLFEWTAEKELRLECSHFNHIIALYLKTKGDFVLVGDLMRSLTLLQYKTMEGSFEEIARDYNPNWMTAIEILDDDTFLGAENCYNLFVCQKDSAATSEDERQQMQEVGQFHLGDMINIFRHGSLVMQNLGESSTPTQGCVLFGTVSGAIGLVTQIPFAFYEFLRNLEDRLTSVIKSVGKIEHNFWRSFNTELKIEQCEGFIDGDLIESFLDLSHDKMAEVAMGLMIDDGSGMKKEATVDDLVKIVEDLTRIH, from the exons atgaaagcTATGTCTCATCATTACGTGGTGACGGCACATAAACCTACGGCTGTCACTGCTTGTGTGACTG GTAATTTTACGTCACCAACGGATCTGAATTTAATATTAGCCAAAAATGTacgattagaaatatatctaGTTACTCCAGAAGGATTGAGGCCCTTAAAGGAAGTTGGAATTTATGGAAAAATTGCTGTAATAAAGTTTTTCAGACCACCG tatgaaagaaaagatttgttATTTCTCCTAACAACACGATACAATGCTATGATTTTGGAATGTattggagaaggagaagatatagaaataagaaCCAGAGCACATGGAAATGTAGCTGATCGTATTGGAAAAGCTTCAGAAACTGGTATCAAAGCTGTCATTGATCCTAAAGCACGTGTAATAGGACTCAGGCTATATGATGGTCTTTTTAAGATTATTCCTTTGGATAAGCATAATCCAGAGTTAAAGGCATCGTCGATTCGTATGGATGAACAACAAGTGCAAGACGTTCATTTCCTACACGGATGTGCTAATCCAACATTGATCTTAATTCATCAAGATATTAATGGAAGGCATGTAAAAACACATGAAATCTCattaagagataaagaatttgttaaaatacCATGGAGACAAGATAACGTAGAACGTGAAGCTATGATGGTGATTCCTGTGCCTTCTCCAATTTGTGGTGCAATTATAATAGGACAAGAGAGTATTTTATATCATGATGGAACTACCTATGTGGCTGTTGTACCTCCAATCATTAAACAAAGTACTATAACATGCTATGCTAAAGTAGACAATCAAGGGCTCAGATATTTATTAGGAGATCTAGCTGGGCATCTGTTCATGTTGTTTttagaacaagaaaagaaacctGATGGCACACAAGTAGTAAAAGACTTAAAAGTAGAACTTTTAGGCGAAATTAGTATTCCAGAATGTATAACTTATTTGGATAATGGTGTAATATTTATTGGTAGCCGTCTAGGTGATTCTCAATTGATTAAGTTAATAACAAAGGCAGATGAAAATGGATCTTATTGTGTACCAATGGAAACATTTACAAATCTAGCACCAATAGTTGACATGGCTGTTGTTGATCTTGAAAGACAAGGGCAAGGTCAAATGGTTACTTGTTCCGGTGCTTTTAAAGAGGGTTCTCTTAGAATCATCAGAAATGGTATTGGTATTCAAGAACATGCAAGTATCGATTTGCCAGGCATCAAAGGCATGTGGGCTCTTAAGATTGGTGGTggtaattttgataatacatTAGTACTTTCTTTTGTCGGCCAAACAAGAATCTTAACTTTGAATGGTGAAGAAGTTGAAGAAACAGATATACCAGGCTTTGTTGCAGACGAACAAACCTTTCATACTGGAAATGTGactaatgatttatttattcagatTACGCCAAGCTCTGCAAGATTGATTTCAAATGAAAGTAAATCTGTTGTATCTGAATGGGAACCCACTAATAAAAGAACCATTAGCGTAGTTGCTTGCAATGGTATTCAAGTATTATGTGCCACTGGTAATGATTTATTCTACATGGAGATTATACATAGTCAAATTATTCCAAAAGGATTTGCTACATTACAGCATGAGGTAGCATGTCTGGATATTTCTCCACTGGATGGAAGTAATGAAGCACGTGTAGTTGCAGTAGGTTTGTGGACAGATATTTCTGTTCGAATTTTAACTCTACCTATgttagaagaaataaataaagaattattaggCGGTGAAATCATACCAAGATCAATTTTAATGACTTGTTTTGAAGGTAATACATATCTTCTGTGCGCACTTGGAGATGGTAGTATGTATTACTTTACTCTGCATAAGCTAACTGGTCTTCTCtcagataagaaaaaagttacaTTAGGTACACAGCCAACAGTACTAAGAACCTTTAGGTCCTTATCTACGACCAATGTTTTTGCTTGTTCTGATAGACCAACAGTCATCTATTCTTCAAATCATAAGCTTGTGTTTAGTAATGTTAATTTGAAAGAAGTAAATCACATGTGTTCATTAAATGCAGAATCATATCCAGACAGCTTGGCATTGGCTACAGATAGTACTGTAACTATAGGAACAATTGatgaaattcaaaaattacaCATACGAACTGTTCCACTTGGAGAATCACCTAGACGAATTGCATATCAAGAAAGTTCTCAAACTTTTGGCGTTATCACAATGCGAGTAGATATGCAAGAAAGCAGTGGTGTCAGCATTGTTAGACACTCTGCATCTACTCAAGCTGCTTCAACATCTAGCAGTAGTCATATAGCAGCTCATAATAAACCAACAGGACATACGGCCAGCGAGATTGGACAAGAAATTGAAATCCACAATCTTCTTATTATAGATCAACATACATTTGAAGTTCTTCATGCACATACATTAATGCCTACCGAATATGccttatcattaatatctacAAAATTAGGTGAAGATCCAACTTCTTATTATGTAGTGGGAACTGCATTAATAAATCCTGATGAAACTGAACCAAGAATGGGtaggatattattatatcactgGGGTGATGGAAAACTTACTCAAGtagcagaaaaagaaatcaaaggaTCATGTTATTCATTGGTAGAATTTAATGGAAAACTTCTTGCAAGTATCAATAGCACAGTTCGTTTATTTGAATGGACTGCTGAGAAAGAACTCAGGCTAGAATGTAGtcattttaatcatattatagCACTGTATCTTAAAACCAAAGGTGACTTTGTCTTAGTTGGAGATCTCATGAGATCTTTAACACTTCTTCAATACAAAACTATGGAAGGTAGTTTTGAAGAAATAGCCAGAGATTACAATCCTAATTGGATGACAGCCATTGAAATTTTAGATGATGATACCTTTTTAGGAGCGGAAAATTGCTACAATCTCTTTGTTTGTCAAAAAGATAG TGCAGCTACTTCTGAGGATGAAAGACAACAAATGCAAGAAGTTGGTCAATTTCATTTAGgtgatatgataaatattttccgtCACGGTTCTTTAGTAATGCAAAATTTGGGTGAATCAAGCACACCAACTCAAGGTTGTGTACTATTTGGAACTGTAAGCGGTGCTATTGGTTTAGTTACTCAAATTCCATTTGCATTTTATGAGTTTCTTCGTAACTTAGAAGATAGATTAACAAGTGTAATTAAAAGTGTTGGCAAAATTGAACATAATTTTTGGAGAAGTTTTAACACTGAATTAAAGATTGAACAGTGTGAGGGTTTCATAGATGGTGATTTAATAGAAAGTTTTCTTGATTTAAGTCATGATAAAATGGCAGAGGTTGCCATGGGTCTTATG ATCGATGATGGTAGCGGTATGAAGAAAGAAGCAACAGTTGATGATCTCGTAAAAATTGTTGAAGATTTAACaagaatacattaa
- the LOC124950770 gene encoding protein adenylyltransferase Fic isoform X2, which yields MPPFSTTENYIFCTKSAYVKSVKRNDVDDMTPNRLIVFLVFVSGIAVAVIGTLLTQYICGLSTDFTGQEFHHVFSPLPSEGILNVYDEAAMSIILRPSETENSEIERTAASTAEALSSLHLALEMKLSGKQKKAIKLFQHAVVLAPHHPDVLNHYGEFLEHMQNDVIKANEFYIRALSYQPNHKSALINSQRTARVVEELDRKFLRRIDQKRNALSAIPDNNAALIRAKKEAYFQHIYHTVGIEGNTMNLAQTRAIVETRIVVAGKSIDEHNEILGLDAAMKYINATLVNKVGSISIKDILEIHRRVLGHVDPVEGGRFRRTQVYVGGHVPPGPDDIHYLMEEFALWLNSERAIRMHPVRYAALAHYKLVHIHPFSDGNGRTSRLLMNMILMQAGYPPVIIQKQHRHKYYENLQIANSGEVRPFVRFIAECTEQTLDLFLWATSEFSRQVPALSQDILFTEKQNTIILEDESSGDFEDD from the exons atgcCACCATTTAGCACCAcagagaattatatattttgcacAAAGTCCGCTTACGTGAAGAGtgtgaaaagaaatgatgtaGACGATATGACACCGAATCGGTTAATCGTGTTTCTTGTCTTCGTATCAGGGATTGCAGTCGCCGTTATTGGTACATTGTTAACGCAATATATATGTGGATTGTCGACAGATTTTACAG gACAGGAGTTCCATCATGTATTTTCACCATTGCCTTCGGAAGGCATTTTGAATGTTTACGATGAAGCTGCAATGAGTATTATATTACGACCATCTGAAACAGAAAATtctgaaatagaaagaacaGCTGCATCTACGGCTGAAGCACTATCGTCCTTACATTTAGCATTAGAGATGAAGCTTTCtggaaaacagaaaaaagctATCAAATTATTCCAACACGCTGTAGTGTTAGCACCGCATCATCCAGATGTTCTAAATCATTATGGAGAGTTTTTGGAACATATGCAAAATGATGTTATCAAAGCCAATGAGTTTTATATACGTGCCTTAAGTTATCAACCAAATCATAAAAGTGCCTTAATCAACAGCCAAAGAACTGCACGCGTTGTTGAAGAACTAGATAGGAAATTTTTAAGACGTAttgatcaaaaaagaaatgcattaTCTGCCATACCAGATAATAATGCTGCATTAATACGAGCTAAGAAGGAAGCTTACTTTCAACATATTTATCATACAGTGGGCATAGAAGGAAATACTATGAACTTAGCACAAACAAGAGCCATTGTTGAAACAAGGATTGTTGTTGCTGGAAAAAGTATTGATGAACACAATGAAATACTTGGATTAGATGCTGCTATGAAATACATCAATGCTACATTAGTTAATAA AGTAGGATCAATCtctataaaagatatattagaaatacatAGGCGAGTTTTAGGACACGTAGATCCTGTCGAAGGCGGACGATTTCGACGTACACAGGTTTATGTAGGTGGACACGTACCTCCAGGTCCTGACGATATTCATTACCTTATGGAAGAATTTGCTTTGTGGCTAAATAGTGAGAGAGCTATCAGAATGCATCCAGTAag gTATGCAGCTCTTGCCCATTATAAATTAGTGCATATACATCCATTTTCTGATGGTAATGGTAGAACATCCcgtttattaatgaatatgatTCTTATGCAAGCTGGATATCCTCCAGTCATTATTCAGAAACAACATCGTCATaagtattatgaaaatttgcaAATCGCTAATAGTGGCGAAGTTAGGCCATTTGTTAGATTTATAGCCGAATGTACGGAACAaacattagatttatttttatgggCCACTAGTGAATTTTCTCGGCAAGTCCCAGCCTTGAGccaagatattttatttacagaaaAGCAAAACACAATTATATTAGAAGATGAGAGTAGTGGTGATTTTGAGGATGATTAA
- the LOC124950770 gene encoding protein adenylyltransferase Fic isoform X1, with protein sequence MPPFSTTENYIFCTKSAYVKSVKRNDVDDMTPNRLIVFLVFVSGIAVAVIGTLLTQYICGLSTDFTGQEFHHVFSPLPSEGILNVYDEAAMSIILRPSETENSEIERTAASTAEALSSLHLALEMKLSGKQKKAIKLFQHAVVLAPHHPDVLNHYGEFLEHMQNDVIKANEFYIRALSYQPNHKSALINSQRTARVVEELDRKFLRRIDQKRNALSAIPDNNAALIRAKKEAYFQHIYHTVGIEGNTMNLAQTRAIVETRIVVAGKSIDEHNEILGLDAAMKYINATLVNKLNAPDWNAYNTACCGTESDQTFQTVGSISIKDILEIHRRVLGHVDPVEGGRFRRTQVYVGGHVPPGPDDIHYLMEEFALWLNSERAIRMHPVRYAALAHYKLVHIHPFSDGNGRTSRLLMNMILMQAGYPPVIIQKQHRHKYYENLQIANSGEVRPFVRFIAECTEQTLDLFLWATSEFSRQVPALSQDILFTEKQNTIILEDESSGDFEDD encoded by the exons atgcCACCATTTAGCACCAcagagaattatatattttgcacAAAGTCCGCTTACGTGAAGAGtgtgaaaagaaatgatgtaGACGATATGACACCGAATCGGTTAATCGTGTTTCTTGTCTTCGTATCAGGGATTGCAGTCGCCGTTATTGGTACATTGTTAACGCAATATATATGTGGATTGTCGACAGATTTTACAG gACAGGAGTTCCATCATGTATTTTCACCATTGCCTTCGGAAGGCATTTTGAATGTTTACGATGAAGCTGCAATGAGTATTATATTACGACCATCTGAAACAGAAAATtctgaaatagaaagaacaGCTGCATCTACGGCTGAAGCACTATCGTCCTTACATTTAGCATTAGAGATGAAGCTTTCtggaaaacagaaaaaagctATCAAATTATTCCAACACGCTGTAGTGTTAGCACCGCATCATCCAGATGTTCTAAATCATTATGGAGAGTTTTTGGAACATATGCAAAATGATGTTATCAAAGCCAATGAGTTTTATATACGTGCCTTAAGTTATCAACCAAATCATAAAAGTGCCTTAATCAACAGCCAAAGAACTGCACGCGTTGTTGAAGAACTAGATAGGAAATTTTTAAGACGTAttgatcaaaaaagaaatgcattaTCTGCCATACCAGATAATAATGCTGCATTAATACGAGCTAAGAAGGAAGCTTACTTTCAACATATTTATCATACAGTGGGCATAGAAGGAAATACTATGAACTTAGCACAAACAAGAGCCATTGTTGAAACAAGGATTGTTGTTGCTGGAAAAAGTATTGATGAACACAATGAAATACTTGGATTAGATGCTGCTATGAAATACATCAATGCTACATTAGTTAATAA ATTGAACGCTCCAGACTGGAATGCTTATAATACAGCTTGCTGCGGTACTGAGAGTGATCAAACGTTCCAAAC AGTAGGATCAATCtctataaaagatatattagaaatacatAGGCGAGTTTTAGGACACGTAGATCCTGTCGAAGGCGGACGATTTCGACGTACACAGGTTTATGTAGGTGGACACGTACCTCCAGGTCCTGACGATATTCATTACCTTATGGAAGAATTTGCTTTGTGGCTAAATAGTGAGAGAGCTATCAGAATGCATCCAGTAag gTATGCAGCTCTTGCCCATTATAAATTAGTGCATATACATCCATTTTCTGATGGTAATGGTAGAACATCCcgtttattaatgaatatgatTCTTATGCAAGCTGGATATCCTCCAGTCATTATTCAGAAACAACATCGTCATaagtattatgaaaatttgcaAATCGCTAATAGTGGCGAAGTTAGGCCATTTGTTAGATTTATAGCCGAATGTACGGAACAaacattagatttatttttatgggCCACTAGTGAATTTTCTCGGCAAGTCCCAGCCTTGAGccaagatattttatttacagaaaAGCAAAACACAATTATATTAGAAGATGAGAGTAGTGGTGATTTTGAGGATGATTAA